One genomic segment of Devosia sp. includes these proteins:
- a CDS encoding translocation/assembly module TamB domain-containing protein: MARSRPSKRRIAAIALLMAGLAAPAALVAQDVLTMDSEEQKDWLTNFVQDRLSTPERQIRLSNIDGALGSDVSIRQITISDQEGVWLRVNNASLNWNQAALFTGRLEVRSLRADSIEYIRNAIPAEGAVDLPPPEAGSLQIPEFPVAIQLGELAVPSVTFGETVFGLGSEISLAGSMTLEGGNLDAALDIVRLDGPGGTLDLDVNYQRADSVVDLGLDLTEPADGVLANLLNIEGRPAMQLTLEGQGPINDLVAQMQVLADGQTALAGTATIAQQAEGMAITADLGGPLSTLIAEPYRDFFGADTRLSARALVPSSGGVELTQLSLSGGQLGLTASATTTADNFLSFLDLTATVADPAGEMVTLPVAGNATRVRSAQLAVDFGAEGSDNWGMELGIEGFSTDGVAAERLDFSMNGVARNLSDPASRMVTFNGDGAVSGISADPGVEAALGDNVGLGLAGLWNAGEPIQLAELRVVGAALTAGLSGMIDGTDFDGRIQLDAGSIAPFSAMAGRSLSGGVSLVADGRILPLSGGFDLVFDGTANQLRIDDPTADALLEGTVDLSGRLARTEAGIVADAFTVANDQVQFTADGTYASETADFDIALDLSDLALLSDTASGALAVRGSARSSAVDAPLVLVLDAQVPSGTLDRYSLRDAKLGIAATVQDAVATGDVTGSAMLDGHLASLSGAFDAGAEQQRLSGLEFQIAGTRLTGDLSRMTESGLLDGRIDLASSDVSLAAALLLAEASGAVNAAVVLSPDNGQQSAGVTANAANLRVNDIAVGRADITASIADLFGVPAVNGSVTASAIAAGGTVVDTLTARATQSGDTTSFDAQAALQTGTDVDLAGSLSPLGDGYRLALDRANLEQGSLSARLANPTALVVRGDSVALDAVRFDVGTGSITATGTAGTALDMVVDISELPLNIANAVAPDLGLSGTLNGRATISGAASDPNVLFEARAAGIGASAIAPFGIAPLSLTASGTYADEVVALDSLTANGNGGLTVTGSGRVPLAGAGLDIRADGSAPLQLANQFVADRGGQFSGTVNFGARVGGSLTNPQISGSVSTAGSGYIDPELNLRLTNISGQVGLSGTSATIESLSANLATGGSVSASGSVGLTGAMPANIAVSINSARYTDGEVILATVSGGLNLSGNLTGTPLLSGNVLVEEAHVTVPDNFGGPGDVIDVRHKSTPAQVQATLERAKVFSNGVTAPQSRPPGLLLDVTVNAPNQIFIRGRGLDAEVGGSVRLTGPVSAIQPVGAFSLERGRLDLLGQRITFETGNVTLVGDLDPQLFFQARTGDSDFTVVVTVSGRASDLQIGLSSTPQLPEDEVLSRLLFKRSMGELSPLQLAQLAAAAAQLVNGGGGGGPLDSLRSAAGLADLDVVTDASGNVGVQAGTYIQDNVYLGVTAGANGQSRVTINLDVTDELTIKGAAGQDGNSSLGVFYEQDY; this comes from the coding sequence ATGGCCCGGTCGCGTCCCAGCAAGCGGCGGATTGCCGCTATTGCCCTGCTCATGGCCGGTCTGGCCGCCCCGGCGGCCCTGGTGGCGCAGGACGTGCTGACCATGGACAGCGAGGAGCAGAAGGACTGGCTCACCAATTTCGTGCAGGACCGGCTGTCCACCCCTGAGCGGCAGATCCGCCTCTCCAATATCGATGGGGCTCTGGGCTCGGATGTGTCCATCCGCCAGATCACCATCTCCGACCAGGAAGGCGTCTGGCTGCGCGTCAATAATGCCAGCCTCAACTGGAACCAGGCGGCCCTGTTCACGGGGCGGCTCGAGGTGCGTTCGCTGCGCGCCGATTCCATCGAATATATCCGCAATGCCATTCCCGCCGAGGGCGCCGTCGATCTGCCGCCGCCGGAAGCCGGGTCGCTGCAGATCCCGGAATTTCCGGTAGCGATCCAGCTGGGCGAACTGGCCGTGCCCAGCGTTACGTTCGGCGAAACGGTTTTCGGCCTCGGATCGGAAATATCGCTGGCCGGGTCGATGACCCTCGAGGGCGGCAATCTCGATGCCGCACTCGACATTGTCCGCCTCGACGGGCCTGGCGGTACGCTCGACCTCGATGTCAACTATCAGCGCGCCGACAGCGTCGTTGACCTCGGGCTCGACCTGACCGAACCCGCAGATGGCGTCCTGGCCAATCTGCTCAACATCGAAGGCCGGCCGGCCATGCAGCTGACGCTGGAGGGGCAGGGGCCGATCAATGATCTCGTGGCGCAGATGCAGGTGCTGGCCGACGGCCAGACCGCGCTCGCCGGCACCGCAACCATCGCCCAGCAGGCCGAGGGCATGGCCATTACGGCCGATCTGGGTGGCCCGCTCTCCACCCTCATCGCCGAGCCTTATCGTGACTTCTTCGGCGCCGACACGCGGCTTTCCGCGCGCGCGCTCGTGCCCAGTTCCGGTGGGGTCGAGCTGACGCAGCTAAGCCTGTCGGGCGGCCAACTGGGCCTGACGGCGAGCGCCACGACCACGGCGGACAATTTCCTGTCCTTCCTCGATCTGACCGCCACCGTTGCCGATCCGGCCGGCGAAATGGTCACCCTGCCGGTCGCCGGCAATGCCACGCGCGTCCGCTCTGCCCAGCTGGCGGTCGATTTCGGCGCCGAGGGCAGCGACAACTGGGGCATGGAACTGGGCATCGAAGGGTTTTCGACGGACGGCGTCGCCGCCGAGCGCCTTGATTTCTCGATGAACGGGGTGGCGCGCAATCTCAGCGATCCGGCCAGCCGCATGGTGACCTTCAATGGCGATGGCGCCGTGTCCGGCATCAGCGCCGATCCTGGCGTAGAGGCTGCCTTGGGCGACAATGTCGGCCTGGGCCTTGCCGGCCTCTGGAACGCCGGGGAGCCCATCCAGCTCGCCGAACTGCGGGTCGTTGGCGCGGCGCTGACGGCTGGCCTCTCCGGCATGATCGACGGCACCGATTTCGACGGACGCATCCAGCTCGACGCCGGGAGTATTGCTCCCTTCTCGGCCATGGCCGGCCGGTCGCTTAGCGGCGGCGTCAGCCTCGTGGCCGATGGCCGTATCCTGCCCTTGTCGGGTGGGTTCGACCTCGTTTTCGATGGCACTGCCAACCAGTTGCGCATAGACGATCCGACTGCCGATGCCCTGCTCGAAGGCACGGTTGATCTCTCCGGGCGCCTGGCCCGGACCGAAGCCGGTATCGTCGCCGATGCGTTCACTGTCGCCAACGACCAGGTGCAGTTCACCGCCGACGGTACCTATGCCAGCGAAACCGCCGACTTCGACATCGCCCTCGACCTGTCCGATCTTGCCCTGTTGTCCGACACCGCCAGCGGCGCGCTGGCCGTGCGTGGCTCGGCCCGGTCGAGCGCGGTTGACGCGCCGCTCGTGCTCGTTCTCGATGCGCAGGTCCCCAGCGGCACCCTGGACCGCTATAGCTTGCGCGATGCCAAGCTGGGCATCGCCGCCACCGTGCAGGATGCCGTGGCCACCGGCGATGTCACCGGCTCGGCCATGCTCGACGGGCATCTGGCCAGCCTCTCGGGCGCCTTTGACGCGGGTGCCGAGCAGCAGCGGCTGTCCGGCCTCGAATTCCAGATTGCCGGCACTCGGCTCACCGGCGATCTGTCGCGCATGACCGAAAGTGGTCTGCTCGACGGGCGGATCGACCTGGCTTCCAGCGACGTCTCGCTGGCCGCCGCGCTGCTGCTGGCCGAAGCATCCGGCGCGGTCAATGCCGCCGTGGTCCTCAGTCCCGACAATGGGCAGCAGTCTGCCGGCGTCACCGCCAATGCCGCAAATCTCAGGGTCAATGACATTGCCGTCGGCCGCGCCGACATCACTGCCAGCATTGCGGATCTGTTCGGCGTGCCGGCGGTCAACGGGTCTGTGACGGCCTCGGCCATTGCGGCGGGCGGCACGGTCGTCGACACCTTGACGGCCCGCGCCACCCAATCGGGCGACACCACCAGTTTTGATGCCCAGGCGGCGCTGCAGACCGGAACCGATGTCGATCTGGCCGGCTCGTTGAGCCCCTTGGGTGACGGCTACCGCCTGGCGCTGGATCGCGCCAATCTGGAGCAGGGATCGCTGTCGGCCCGTTTGGCCAATCCCACGGCGCTTGTCGTGCGGGGTGACAGCGTGGCCCTCGACGCCGTGCGCTTCGATGTCGGCACGGGCAGCATCACCGCCACCGGCACCGCGGGCACGGCGCTCGACATGGTCGTCGATATTTCCGAACTGCCGCTCAACATTGCCAATGCGGTTGCGCCCGATCTCGGCCTCTCGGGCACGCTCAATGGCCGCGCGACGATTTCAGGAGCCGCCAGCGACCCGAACGTCCTGTTCGAGGCGCGTGCGGCGGGCATCGGCGCCAGCGCCATCGCCCCCTTCGGCATTGCGCCGCTGAGCCTGACAGCATCCGGCACCTATGCCGATGAGGTCGTTGCCCTCGATTCCCTCACGGCCAATGGCAATGGCGGCCTCACGGTGACCGGCTCGGGTCGGGTGCCCCTTGCCGGTGCCGGGCTCGATATTCGCGCCGATGGTTCGGCGCCGCTGCAACTGGCCAACCAGTTCGTTGCTGATCGCGGCGGGCAGTTTTCGGGAACGGTCAATTTCGGCGCGCGCGTCGGCGGCAGCCTCACCAATCCGCAGATTTCCGGCAGCGTCTCCACCGCCGGTTCGGGTTATATCGACCCCGAACTCAACCTGCGCCTGACCAATATTTCCGGCCAGGTCGGCCTTTCGGGCACCAGCGCCACCATCGAAAGCCTGTCCGCCAACCTGGCGACCGGCGGCAGCGTTTCGGCTTCGGGCTCGGTGGGGCTCACCGGCGCCATGCCGGCCAATATTGCCGTCAGCATCAATTCGGCCCGCTATACAGATGGCGAGGTGATCCTCGCCACCGTGTCCGGCGGCCTCAATCTCAGCGGCAATCTCACCGGCACGCCGCTCCTGTCTGGCAATGTGCTGGTCGAGGAAGCCCATGTCACCGTGCCGGACAACTTCGGCGGGCCGGGCGACGTGATCGATGTGCGCCACAAGTCCACCCCGGCCCAAGTGCAGGCGACGCTTGAGCGCGCCAAGGTCTTCAGCAATGGCGTGACGGCGCCGCAGAGCCGCCCGCCCGGCCTCCTGCTCGATGTCACCGTAAATGCCCCGAACCAGATCTTCATTCGCGGGCGTGGTCTCGATGCGGAAGTGGGTGGTTCGGTGCGGCTTACTGGCCCGGTTAGCGCCATTCAGCCGGTCGGCGCCTTCTCGCTCGAGCGGGGCCGGCTGGATCTACTCGGCCAGCGCATCACCTTTGAAACCGGCAATGTCACCCTGGTTGGCGACCTCGATCCGCAGCTATTCTTCCAGGCACGTACCGGCGATAGCGATTTCACCGTGGTCGTCACCGTTTCGGGCCGGGCCTCAGACCTGCAGATCGGCCTGTCCTCGACCCCGCAATTGCCGGAAGACGAGGTTCTGAGCCGACTGCTGTTCAAGCGCTCCATGGGTGAATTGTCGCCGCTGCAACTGGCGCAACTGGCGGCCGCAGCGGCCCAGCTGGTCAATGGCGGCGGCGGCGGTGGTCCGCTCGACAGCCTGCGCAGCGCCGCGGGGCTCGCCGATCTTGATGTGGTCACCGATGCCTCGGGCAATGTTGGCGTGCAGGCCGGCACCTATATCCAGGACAATGTCTATCTGGGCGTCACCGCCGGTGCCAATGGCCAATCCCGCGTGACCATCAATCTCGATGTCACCGATGAACTGACCATCAAGGGCGCGGCCGGCCAGGACGGCAATTCCAGCCTGGGCGTGTTCTACGAGCAGGATTACTAA
- a CDS encoding autotransporter assembly complex family protein: MSLVVALATAVAPARAFELFGIKFFEDQADRDADAVIVDPQPYSVTFSASEPGPAEDAARNASSLLADQAEPASGAAGLIAKARGDYRRILAALYSEGHYGGAVSIRIGGSEAANLPPDTNLPDPVDVTVLVTVGPVFRFGSVSIVNQAPATLDPDDQVDLPVMRGYGSGEIAKSSVITRAEALSLEAWRQQGYAKAEIVSREVVADHATNTVDSIITVNPGRLAAFGPVQVTGTTYMNPDFVREQTGLAVGEEYDPDELERAQKRLDRLEVFRSARLRAADSIGSDGLLPYELMVDELPGRRFGLGATYSTVDGLGVEGYHLWRNLFGQAERLRLDARVASIGFPVDTAEFDYFLGGTFTKPGFYHPDVDLVAAVSAERTVNPNYTEISAQGRVGLTWFFSDEITFEGGASFERSRFEDDFGTRDFAIAGLDAGIIYDGRDSSIDPTEGFYAAANIEPFYDFIYGNPAGRIVIEGRTYFGFSEQDAFILAGRIKAGALVGPALSEIPPDKLFFAGGGGSVRGYGFKSIGVDDGSGVITGGRYLLEGSLEVRAKVTEDIGVVGFVDGGYVAADTFPGLADLRLGAGVGVRYYTGLGPLRLDLAIPLNKRPGDANYAIYAGIGQAF; this comes from the coding sequence TTGAGCCTCGTTGTGGCATTGGCCACGGCGGTTGCGCCTGCGCGCGCTTTCGAATTGTTCGGCATCAAGTTCTTCGAGGATCAGGCCGACCGCGACGCCGATGCGGTCATCGTTGATCCACAACCCTATTCGGTGACCTTCTCTGCCTCCGAGCCCGGTCCGGCGGAGGATGCGGCGCGCAATGCATCATCGCTTCTGGCTGATCAGGCCGAACCGGCCTCCGGCGCTGCGGGTCTGATTGCCAAGGCGCGCGGCGACTACCGGCGCATTCTGGCGGCTCTTTATTCCGAAGGGCATTATGGCGGTGCGGTCAGCATCCGCATTGGCGGCTCCGAGGCGGCCAACCTGCCGCCGGATACCAACCTTCCTGATCCCGTTGATGTCACCGTTCTGGTGACAGTCGGCCCGGTCTTCCGTTTCGGATCGGTCTCCATCGTCAATCAGGCGCCCGCGACTCTGGACCCGGACGATCAGGTCGATCTGCCGGTCATGCGCGGCTATGGGAGCGGCGAAATCGCCAAATCCTCGGTCATCACCCGCGCCGAGGCCCTTTCGCTCGAGGCCTGGCGCCAGCAGGGCTATGCCAAGGCCGAGATCGTGTCGCGCGAGGTTGTCGCCGACCACGCGACCAATACCGTGGACAGCATCATCACGGTCAATCCGGGGCGCCTGGCCGCCTTCGGGCCAGTCCAGGTGACCGGTACGACCTATATGAACCCCGATTTCGTGCGCGAGCAGACCGGGCTCGCGGTCGGGGAGGAATATGACCCCGACGAGCTGGAGCGGGCGCAGAAGCGCCTCGACCGGCTGGAAGTGTTCCGCTCGGCGCGATTGCGCGCAGCGGACTCGATCGGCTCGGACGGGCTCCTGCCCTATGAACTGATGGTCGACGAGCTGCCGGGCCGCCGCTTCGGCCTTGGCGCGACCTATTCCACCGTCGATGGGCTGGGTGTGGAAGGCTATCATCTCTGGCGCAACCTGTTCGGGCAGGCCGAGCGTCTGCGGCTCGACGCCAGGGTGGCCAGCATCGGTTTCCCGGTCGACACGGCCGAGTTCGACTATTTCCTTGGCGGCACCTTCACCAAGCCGGGCTTCTACCATCCCGATGTGGACCTGGTGGCCGCTGTTTCCGCCGAGCGCACGGTGAACCCCAATTACACCGAAATCTCGGCCCAGGGCCGGGTTGGGCTCACCTGGTTCTTCTCGGACGAGATCACCTTCGAGGGTGGCGCTTCCTTCGAGCGCTCGCGGTTCGAGGACGATTTCGGCACCCGCGACTTTGCCATCGCGGGTCTCGATGCCGGGATCATCTATGACGGGCGCGACAGCTCGATCGATCCGACCGAGGGCTTTTACGCCGCCGCCAATATCGAGCCGTTCTACGATTTCATCTATGGCAATCCGGCCGGGCGCATCGTCATCGAGGGGCGCACCTATTTCGGCTTTTCCGAGCAGGATGCCTTCATCCTCGCGGGCCGTATCAAGGCCGGCGCGCTGGTGGGGCCGGCCCTGTCCGAAATCCCGCCCGACAAGCTGTTCTTCGCGGGCGGTGGCGGTTCGGTGCGTGGATATGGCTTCAAATCCATCGGCGTGGACGATGGTTCTGGCGTCATCACCGGCGGCCGCTACCTGCTCGAAGGCTCGCTCGAAGTGCGGGCCAAGGTCACTGAGGATATCGGTGTCGTGGGCTTCGTGGATGGCGGCTATGTCGCCGCCGACACCTTCCCGGGCCTCGCCGACCTCAGGCTCGGAGCCGGTGTCGGGGTCCGCTACTATACGGGCCTCGGGCCCCTGCGGCTCGATCTGGCCATTCCATTGAACAAGCGTCCGGGCGACGCCAACTATGCCATCTATGCGGGCATCGGGCAGGCGTTCTGA
- a CDS encoding MacB family efflux pump subunit, whose product MNRPFDPRQGAAATSQGPGSGSVPIISISGLSRRFQAGPETVAVLKGVDLDIHRGEMVAIIGQSGSGKSTLMNILGCLDRASEGTYRFAGKDVGKLDADDLAALRREHFGFIFQRYQLLPDLDAVENVEVPAIYAGADATARRERARALLTRLGLGDRLDHRPNALSGGQQQRVSVARALMNGGEVILADEPTGALDSRSGKELMALLRELHGDGHTIILVTHDPQIAAQAERVIEISDGEIIADTRNVPLRETDTPSASVRAAASWRRGLDRTSEALRIALRAMGAHKLRTFLTMLGIIIGIASVVAVVALGQGSQQTVLENISSIGTNTINVYPGSGFGDMRSGRVRTLMPTDADVLAEQAFADSVSPQVSANATARYRNTASNASVTGVGVEFFQVNGRTFTAGSGFTAEGIADRAQEAVIDQNAVDAIFTDGQNPIGQVIMLSNVPVRVIGVVANTTGFGPGGNNANVYVPYTSAMSRILGQAYLNQITVRISDDYDMDQAEAEITQIMLQLHGGTQDFFLQNTATIRETIESTSATLALLISTIAVISLVVGGIGVMNIMLVSVSERTKEIGIRMAVGARRSDIMRQFLIEAVLVCFAGGAAGVALSFALGLGLTAIVPGARLAYSTESIILAITSASIIGVVFGFMPARSAARLDPVEALARE is encoded by the coding sequence ATGAACCGCCCGTTTGACCCGCGCCAGGGTGCGGCGGCCACAAGCCAGGGTCCGGGCAGCGGATCGGTGCCGATCATTTCGATTTCGGGGCTTTCCCGGCGGTTCCAGGCCGGCCCCGAGACCGTTGCGGTGCTCAAGGGCGTGGACCTCGATATCCACCGCGGCGAAATGGTCGCCATTATCGGCCAGTCCGGTTCCGGCAAATCCACGCTGATGAACATTCTTGGCTGCCTGGATCGCGCGAGCGAGGGCACATATCGGTTTGCCGGCAAGGATGTCGGCAAGCTTGACGCCGATGACCTTGCGGCGCTGCGGCGCGAGCATTTCGGCTTCATCTTCCAGCGCTACCAGTTGCTCCCCGATCTTGATGCGGTGGAAAATGTCGAGGTGCCGGCCATTTATGCCGGTGCCGATGCCACAGCCCGCCGCGAGCGCGCCCGCGCACTGCTTACGCGCCTTGGGCTCGGTGACCGGCTCGACCATCGTCCCAATGCGCTTTCGGGCGGCCAGCAGCAGCGCGTCAGCGTGGCGCGGGCGCTGATGAATGGCGGCGAGGTTATTCTGGCGGACGAGCCCACCGGAGCGCTCGATTCCCGATCCGGCAAGGAATTGATGGCCCTGCTGCGCGAATTGCATGGCGATGGCCACACCATCATCCTCGTGACCCACGATCCGCAGATTGCCGCCCAGGCCGAGCGGGTGATCGAGATTTCCGATGGCGAGATCATCGCTGACACGCGCAACGTGCCCTTGCGCGAAACCGATACGCCTTCGGCGTCGGTGCGTGCCGCTGCCTCCTGGCGGCGGGGGCTGGATCGAACATCCGAAGCCCTGCGCATCGCCCTGCGCGCCATGGGGGCGCACAAGCTGCGCACCTTTCTCACCATGCTGGGCATCATCATCGGCATTGCCTCGGTGGTGGCCGTGGTCGCGCTCGGCCAGGGCAGCCAGCAGACCGTGCTTGAAAACATCTCCTCGATCGGCACCAACACCATCAATGTCTATCCGGGCAGCGGTTTCGGAGACATGCGATCGGGCCGGGTGCGCACGCTGATGCCAACGGATGCGGATGTCCTGGCCGAGCAGGCCTTTGCCGATTCCGTATCACCGCAAGTCTCGGCCAATGCCACGGCCCGATACCGCAACACTGCCTCCAACGCTTCGGTTACCGGTGTCGGCGTCGAGTTCTTTCAGGTCAATGGCCGCACCTTTACCGCCGGTTCCGGCTTTACCGCCGAGGGCATTGCCGACAGGGCCCAGGAGGCGGTGATCGACCAGAATGCGGTCGATGCCATCTTCACCGATGGCCAGAACCCCATCGGCCAGGTGATCATGCTGTCCAATGTCCCCGTGCGGGTCATCGGCGTCGTGGCCAATACGACCGGGTTTGGACCGGGCGGCAACAATGCCAATGTCTATGTTCCTTACACCTCCGCCATGAGCCGGATCCTGGGCCAGGCCTATCTCAACCAGATCACGGTGCGGATTTCCGACGATTACGACATGGATCAGGCCGAGGCCGAGATCACCCAGATCATGCTGCAACTGCATGGCGGGACGCAGGACTTCTTCCTGCAGAACACGGCGACCATCCGCGAGACCATTGAATCCACCTCGGCAACGCTGGCGCTGCTGATCTCGACCATTGCCGTGATCTCGCTGGTGGTCGGGGGCATTGGCGTGATGAACATCATGCTGGTCTCGGTGAGCGAACGGACCAAGGAGATCGGCATCCGCATGGCCGTGGGCGCCAGGCGCAGCGACATCATGCGGCAGTTCCTGATTGAGGCTGTGCTTGTCTGTTTTGCCGGCGGGGCGGCCGGTGTCGCCCTCAGCTTCGCGCTGGGCCTCGGGCTCACGGCCATCGTGCCGGGCGCGCGCCTGGCCTATTCCACCGAGTCCATCATTCTGGCCATTACCTCGGCCAGCATTATCGGCGTAGTCTTCGGCTTCATGCCCGCCCGCTCGGCTGCCCGGCTCGATCCGGTGGAGGCGCTGGCCCGGGAATAG
- a CDS encoding efflux RND transporter periplasmic adaptor subunit — translation MKRFIKILLGLLVAGGAIGAGWFYFYAPTQARSAPSTVAVARGDIETTVLASGVLEASSLVSVGAEVSGTIKAVHVALGDNVSRGDLLVEIDSLNQENAVKSAEAALAGIEAQKRNQEANLAKAQSTLSRQQQLSANSLVTQTDLEAAQLAVQQAEAQIDQLDAQIAQAELTVESAQLDLSRTQIVAPNDGTIVALMVDEGQTLNANSATPTVAKIANLDTMVIRAEISEADVVKVTPGQRVYFTILGEPDNQIEATLREVEPAPTSITSDTTSSGSAVYYNGLFDVPNPEHRLRISMTASVTIVLDEARGVLTLPSSLVSRRGRDGMATVMVYDQASEEQRPMQVEVGLNNNISAEIRSGLNEGDLVINATGAQFSSGSQGGQGGGMRMGGAGGMMMPRGGGG, via the coding sequence GTGAAGCGGTTCATTAAAATCCTGCTCGGACTGCTGGTGGCCGGTGGGGCCATTGGCGCTGGATGGTTCTACTTCTATGCCCCGACCCAGGCGCGGTCGGCGCCGAGCACCGTCGCGGTCGCGCGCGGCGATATCGAGACCACCGTGCTGGCCTCGGGCGTTCTGGAAGCCAGTTCGCTCGTCAGCGTGGGCGCAGAAGTTTCCGGAACCATCAAGGCCGTGCACGTCGCGCTGGGCGACAATGTCAGCCGCGGCGATCTCCTCGTGGAAATCGACAGCCTCAATCAGGAAAATGCCGTCAAATCGGCTGAGGCCGCCCTGGCCGGCATCGAGGCGCAGAAGCGCAACCAGGAGGCCAATCTTGCCAAGGCACAGTCGACCCTGTCCCGGCAGCAGCAGCTGAGCGCTAATAGTCTCGTCACCCAGACGGACCTCGAGGCGGCGCAACTGGCGGTGCAACAGGCGGAGGCGCAGATCGACCAGCTCGATGCCCAGATCGCCCAGGCCGAATTGACCGTGGAATCGGCGCAGCTCGACCTTTCCCGCACCCAGATCGTGGCCCCCAATGACGGCACCATCGTTGCCCTGATGGTCGATGAAGGCCAGACGCTCAATGCCAATTCGGCCACCCCGACCGTCGCCAAGATCGCCAATCTCGATACCATGGTCATCCGTGCCGAGATTTCCGAGGCCGATGTCGTCAAGGTGACGCCGGGTCAGCGGGTCTATTTCACCATTCTGGGCGAGCCCGACAACCAGATCGAGGCGACCTTGCGCGAGGTCGAACCCGCGCCGACCTCGATCACCAGCGACACCACCTCGTCCGGCAGCGCCGTCTATTACAATGGCCTGTTCGACGTGCCCAATCCCGAACATCGCCTGCGCATCTCCATGACGGCCTCGGTCACCATCGTGCTTGATGAGGCCCGCGGCGTGCTCACCCTGCCATCGTCCCTCGTCTCCCGCCGGGGCCGCGACGGCATGGCCACGGTCATGGTCTATGACCAGGCCAGCGAGGAACAGCGCCCCATGCAGGTCGAGGTGGGGCTCAACAACAATATCAGTGCCGAAATCCGCTCCGGTCTGAACGAGGGTGATCTTGTGATCAATGCCACCGGCGCCCAGTTCAGCAGCGGCAGCCAGGGTGGCCAGGGCGGCGGCATGCGCATGGGCGGGGCAGGCGGCATGATGATGCCGCGTGGCGGTGGCGGCTGA
- a CDS encoding SDR family NAD(P)-dependent oxidoreductase — protein sequence MYQLLDPSRFVVFITGATSGFGAAAARRYVAAGGKVIATGRREDRLLALRDELGHEKCHVMPLDVRDRTALEAAVAAIPEPFSGINVVLANAGLALGLQPAAEANLDDWQTMIDTNVSGLVYTVRLLLPGMIARGGGHVVTLGSVAGEYAYPGGSVYAASKAFVKHFALAIRSDLQGKNVRVTDIEPGLTETEFSVVRFKGDEQKAGNVYAGTKAMTAEDIAESIFWATSLPEHVNINKIQLMATTQAIGPFDIYRGG from the coding sequence ATGTACCAGTTGCTCGACCCCAGCCGATTTGTCGTTTTCATCACCGGCGCGACCTCCGGTTTCGGCGCAGCGGCGGCACGGCGCTATGTGGCTGCCGGTGGCAAGGTGATCGCTACCGGACGGCGGGAGGACCGGCTCCTCGCCCTGCGCGACGAGTTGGGCCACGAAAAGTGCCACGTCATGCCGCTCGACGTGCGCGACCGGACGGCGCTCGAGGCCGCCGTGGCTGCCATTCCCGAGCCGTTCAGCGGCATCAATGTGGTGCTCGCCAATGCCGGCCTTGCCCTTGGCCTGCAGCCGGCTGCCGAAGCGAACCTCGACGACTGGCAGACCATGATCGACACCAATGTTTCGGGCCTCGTCTATACGGTGCGCCTGCTGCTGCCGGGCATGATCGCGCGCGGTGGCGGGCATGTGGTGACACTGGGTTCGGTTGCGGGCGAATACGCCTATCCCGGCGGCTCGGTCTATGCGGCTTCCAAGGCTTTCGTGAAGCACTTCGCCCTCGCCATCCGCTCCGACCTGCAGGGCAAGAATGTCCGGGTCACCGACATCGAACCGGGTCTCACCGAGACCGAGTTCTCCGTGGTCCGCTTCAAGGGCGACGAGCAGAAGGCCGGCAATGTCTATGCCGGGACCAAGGCGATGACGGCCGAGGATATTGCCGAGTCCATCTTCTGGGCCACGAGCCTGCCCGAGCATGTCAACATCAACAAGATTCAGCTGATGGCGACGACCCAGGCGATCGGCCCCTTCGACATTTACCGCGGCGGTTAA